In Thalassoglobus sp. JC818, a single genomic region encodes these proteins:
- a CDS encoding transcriptional repressor: MADRTLNVNPNEVEEIRQLLRERKIRATPARISVMQQLRAATSPLTHADLAETLVPLGFDKATVFRNLADLTEADLISRTELGDHVWRFEIRDPDNPESSNHPHFVCVDCGDVRCLDDMTFTAGSRRKAKDIGSITEILIKGHCRECDTSPA, encoded by the coding sequence ATGGCAGATCGGACCCTAAACGTGAATCCAAATGAAGTTGAAGAAATTCGACAGTTGCTACGGGAACGGAAAATCCGAGCAACACCGGCTCGAATCTCGGTCATGCAACAATTGCGTGCTGCGACATCACCTCTGACTCATGCAGACCTCGCAGAGACTCTTGTCCCGCTCGGTTTTGACAAAGCGACTGTCTTCCGTAATCTCGCGGACCTGACCGAAGCGGATCTGATTTCCCGCACGGAACTTGGGGATCATGTCTGGCGGTTCGAAATTCGCGATCCGGACAATCCCGAAAGCAGCAATCATCCCCACTTTGTCTGTGTCGATTGCGGGGACGTACGGTGCCTTGACGATATGACCTTCACTGCGGGGTCGCGTCGCAAAGCCAAAGACATCGGCAGCATCACGGAGATTCTCATCAAAGGGCATTGCCGCGAGTGTGATACGTCGCCGGCATAA
- a CDS encoding ion transporter, producing the protein MSKSHDLVVSNSTRRVRIFEIFIQVLIILSLIAFSVETLPDLSERAKLWLGVFEFFTVMVFTVEYVLRVCIAKPTSRYVFSFFGFVDLAAILPYYIGLGIDLRSVRSFRLFRLLRLFKVARYNAALQRFHVALSIAKEEISLFLAATIILLYLGAVGIYHFECDAQPEEFGSVFHCLWWAVATLTTVGYGDVYPITTGGRVFTFFLLLVGLGVISVPAGLVASALAQARKMEDEAKE; encoded by the coding sequence ATGTCAAAGTCTCATGATCTCGTTGTGTCCAACAGCACTCGACGAGTGCGAATATTCGAGATATTTATTCAGGTTTTGATTATCCTGTCGCTGATTGCCTTTTCAGTCGAAACTCTTCCAGACTTGAGTGAGAGAGCAAAGCTATGGCTTGGAGTTTTCGAGTTCTTTACAGTGATGGTGTTCACCGTCGAATACGTTCTCCGAGTTTGTATAGCCAAGCCGACTTCCCGATACGTCTTCAGCTTTTTTGGTTTCGTCGATCTTGCTGCGATCCTTCCATACTACATCGGATTGGGAATCGATCTTCGCTCGGTTCGTTCTTTTCGGCTCTTTCGCTTGTTACGCCTCTTTAAAGTCGCTCGTTACAACGCAGCACTCCAGAGGTTTCACGTTGCCCTGAGTATCGCAAAAGAAGAAATTAGCTTGTTTCTGGCGGCGACCATCATCCTGCTGTACCTAGGTGCAGTCGGAATCTACCACTTTGAATGTGACGCTCAACCGGAAGAGTTTGGTTCAGTCTTTCATTGCCTTTGGTGGGCCGTTGCCACGCTGACAACGGTGGGGTACGGCGATGTTTATCCCATCACAACGGGTGGGAGAGTCTTTACTTTCTTCCTCTTGCTCGTCGGACTCGGGGTGATTTCGGTCCCCGCTGGACTTGTGGCATCAGCTCTCGCACAAGCAAGAAAAATGGAAGATGAGGCGAAGGAATGA